GCCGAGTTGTATGATTGGTTCGTTCCGCTGCGGCTGGATATTTTGAAAGACCATCGCATCCGATCCAGTTATTCGGCGGTGTGGACGCCATCGTTTTACTTTCTGGACTTTCGCGGCAAGCTGCTCTATTCGCTGCCGGGCTATTTGCCACCCGAAGATTTTCGGATCGTGATGCGAATGGGTTTGGCTGCCTATCATATTCCCCGCGCGAAATATGACGACGCCATTGCGATTCTGACCGATGGCCTGGAGAAATTTGCCAGCAATCCCCGAGCCGCTGCGCTGCTGTTCTGGCGGGGAATGGCGCAGTATTTAAAGGGCTACGATAGCCAGGAATTTCGA
This region of candidate division KSB1 bacterium genomic DNA includes:
- a CDS encoding thioredoxin family protein codes for the protein MLEVDWTKWFFNFEAACQQSKQSRRPILLQFHRLQCAGCRKMYAVTYPDQEVSAELYDWFVPLRLDILKDHRIRSSYSAVWTPSFYFLDFRGKLLYSLPGYLPPEDFRIVMRMGLAAYHIPRAKYDDAIAILTDGLEKFASNPRAAALLFWRGMAQYLKGYDSQEFREAMTEIRESYPNSPEARMWPWEDRFD